In Alkalihalobacillus sp. AL-G, the genomic stretch TCAATCCAAGCTCCAAGCTGGTTCAATCGATCATCCAACCGCCATGCCTCTCCCCATACACCACCAATCGCAAGACTGATAATGACGATAAGGATATGTTCACTTTGAAGCCCCATATCGATCCCAAGAACGACGACGGTCAACCCCATCGCCTGCATGACGATAGTTTTTGTGTTTTCTGGGATTCTGGTAAAAAAAAGACCAAGCAACGTCCCTACTGCAATCGCAACTCCATTTACAATCGTTCCGAGTAATACCAATGATGTTCACCACTTTCCTATCTCTCTACCTTATAAAGGAATTATATAAAGAAAACTTGGCTCAGCCAAGTTTTTAACGATTTCCTTCCATCAGTTCTAAAATCCGTTCAAGGTCCTCTTTAGAAAAGAAATCAATTTCGATTTTACCCTTTTGTTTGTTTTCTTTGATTGTAACAGAAGTTCCGTATCGTTCTCGCAAAACGGCTTCCCTTTCCTTTACGAAGACCGACTTTGGCTTTTTATGCTTTTTTGTTTCACGTGAAACATTTTCATTTAACCGTTGAACGAGGGCTTCAACCTGACGGACACTGAGATTCTCTTTGATTACTTTTTGCACGAGCGGGCTTACCTTCGTTTTGTTTTTTAACGCGAGTAAGGCTCGTCCATGTCCCATAGATAGTTTCTTTTCGGCTAAAAGCTGTTGGACGAGAGCTGGAAGTTGTAATAATCGTAGATGGTTGGCGATATGTGGACGACTTTTTCCTAATCGCTTGGCTAATTGCTCCTGTGTCAACTCTAATTCTTGCATTAGGCTTGCGTATGCCTGGCCTTCTTCAACTGGATTCAAATCCTCTCGTTGAAGGTTTTCAATCAAAGCAAGCTCCATCATTTTTTGCTCATCAAGGTCCTTTACAAGAACAGGAATTTTGTTTAGTCCTGCTTCTTTTGCTGCCCGATATCTTCGTTCTCCTACAACAATCTCATATCCCTTTATGCTTTTTCGAACGACAATCGGCTGCAAAATCCCATGAGTTTCAATTGAGTCTCTCAGCTCTTCAATTGCTTTTTGGTCAAAAGACTTACGTGGCTGATACGGATTAGGACGTACTTCACTTACTTTTATTTCTTGGATTTCCTGTTCCGTTTCTGATTCATTGGCTGGAAAAAACGCATTGATACCTTTGCCAAGTCCTCTAGCCATTTACCATCACTTCCTTTGCGAGGTCTAAATAAACATCGGCTCCACGGGACTTTGGATCGTAAATGATGATTGGTTTTCCGTGACTTGGAGCCTCACTCAATCGGACATTTCGTGGAATGACTGTCCCATAAACCTTTTCCTGAAAGTATTTCTTCACTTCATCAATGACCTGAATTCCAAGGTTTGTCCTTGCATCAAACATTGTCAACAAGACACCTTCAATCATCAATTGAGTATTGAGATGTTTCTGCACGAGTCGAACTGTGTTTAACAGCTGGCTAAGCCCTTCGAGTGCGTAGTATTCACACTGCACTGGGATCAGGACAGCGTCTGCTGCTGTTAACGAATTAATGGTCAATAACCCTAATGATGGTGGACAATCAATAATTATGTAATCATATTGGTCAGATATTTGTTCTATGGCACGTTTTAAACGAACCTCCCTTGAAATCGTTGGAACAAGCTCGATTTCAGCGCCCGCTAGTTGAATAGATGCGGGTATGACGTAAAGTCCTTCTACATTGGTTTGCTGGACAACGTTATGTGCATCCATATCATCAACAAGAACATCATAGATACATTGATCAATTTCCCCCTTATCAATGCCGACACCACTTGTCGCATTTCCTTGGGGATCAATATCGATGAGGAGCACTTTTTTTCCCAAGTACGCTAAACACGCACCAAGGTTTACAGATGTGGTCGTTTTGCCGACTCCACCTTTTTGATTGGCAATTGCTATAACTTTCCCCACAATGTCACCTACCCTTACACTACACTTACTTTGTCTTTTATTTTATCACGAAAAAGTTTGTCGGATGGACTTTCTTTTGAAATTTTATTTTAATCATAAGGAAAACTGGTCAAGCCAAGCCGTTGGTTTAGGC encodes the following:
- a CDS encoding ParA family protein, giving the protein MGKVIAIANQKGGVGKTTTSVNLGACLAYLGKKVLLIDIDPQGNATSGVGIDKGEIDQCIYDVLVDDMDAHNVVQQTNVEGLYVIPASIQLAGAEIELVPTISREVRLKRAIEQISDQYDYIIIDCPPSLGLLTINSLTAADAVLIPVQCEYYALEGLSQLLNTVRLVQKHLNTQLMIEGVLLTMFDARTNLGIQVIDEVKKYFQEKVYGTVIPRNVRLSEAPSHGKPIIIYDPKSRGADVYLDLAKEVMVNG
- a CDS encoding ParB/RepB/Spo0J family partition protein produces the protein MARGLGKGINAFFPANESETEQEIQEIKVSEVRPNPYQPRKSFDQKAIEELRDSIETHGILQPIVVRKSIKGYEIVVGERRYRAAKEAGLNKIPVLVKDLDEQKMMELALIENLQREDLNPVEEGQAYASLMQELELTQEQLAKRLGKSRPHIANHLRLLQLPALVQQLLAEKKLSMGHGRALLALKNKTKVSPLVQKVIKENLSVRQVEALVQRLNENVSRETKKHKKPKSVFVKEREAVLRERYGTSVTIKENKQKGKIEIDFFSKEDLERILELMEGNR